One part of the Bdellovibrio bacteriovorus genome encodes these proteins:
- a CDS encoding THUMP domain-containing class I SAM-dependent RNA methyltransferase, giving the protein MPQFFASTARGLVEPLELELKELGLKVTDRYIGGVFFESNWEGCYKANLHSRLASRILKPVLDFTAYQPEELYSQILRHDFTKYIKPNQTISIDASVNESKMRDQRFVAMKVKDAIVDQFREKFGVRPDVDNTNPDLRIHVRAIKNQFNVAIDTSGDSLFKRGYRKEVGDAPLKENLAAGLLRLSEWDRQSPLVDFMCGSGTFLIEAAMMSLNIAPGINRKGFGFQNWLNYEEETWEKVVQEAMDAEKEELDFKFYGFDIDKRVLMNAKDNAKRAGVDQVIEFKKESVATVEPPVEKGLIIVNPPYGARIGDEDNLRDVYRDLSFTMKHRFKGWDAWILSGNKELIADLKLKSTRKHFVFNGNIECRFLKYSMF; this is encoded by the coding sequence ATGCCTCAGTTTTTTGCCTCCACAGCCCGTGGACTTGTTGAACCCCTGGAACTTGAATTGAAAGAGCTTGGCCTGAAGGTCACAGACCGTTACATCGGTGGTGTGTTCTTCGAAAGCAACTGGGAAGGCTGCTATAAAGCGAACCTTCACTCCCGTTTGGCCAGCCGTATTCTGAAGCCTGTCCTTGATTTCACGGCTTATCAGCCGGAAGAACTGTACAGTCAGATTCTTCGCCACGATTTCACCAAATACATCAAGCCGAATCAGACCATCTCCATCGACGCCAGCGTCAATGAATCCAAAATGCGTGACCAGCGTTTTGTGGCGATGAAAGTCAAAGACGCTATCGTGGATCAGTTCCGCGAAAAATTCGGCGTGCGCCCGGATGTTGATAACACCAATCCGGACCTGCGCATTCACGTGCGTGCGATCAAAAACCAGTTCAACGTCGCGATCGACACCTCCGGTGACAGCTTGTTCAAACGTGGTTACCGCAAAGAAGTTGGCGATGCTCCGCTGAAAGAAAACCTGGCTGCCGGTCTGCTGCGCTTGTCCGAGTGGGATCGTCAAAGCCCACTGGTGGACTTTATGTGCGGTTCCGGAACATTCCTGATTGAGGCGGCGATGATGTCTTTGAACATTGCCCCTGGTATCAACCGCAAAGGTTTTGGTTTCCAGAACTGGTTGAACTATGAAGAAGAGACGTGGGAAAAGGTTGTTCAGGAAGCCATGGACGCGGAAAAAGAAGAACTTGATTTCAAGTTCTATGGCTTTGATATCGACAAACGCGTTTTGATGAATGCGAAAGACAATGCCAAGCGTGCGGGTGTTGATCAGGTGATCGAATTCAAAAAAGAATCTGTGGCAACTGTCGAGCCACCGGTTGAAAAAGGTCTTATTATTGTGAATCCGCCCTACGGCGCGCGTATCGGTGATGAGGACAATCTGCGTGACGTGTACCGTGACTTGAGCTTCACCATGAAGCACAGATTCAAGGGCTGGGACGCGTGGATCCTTTCCGGTAACAAAGAGCTGATCGCTGATTTGAAACTGAAATCCACACGCAAGCACTTCGTGTTTAACGGAAACATCGAATGCCGCTTCCTTAAGTACTCCATGTTCTAA
- a CDS encoding electron transfer flavoprotein-ubiquinone oxidoreductase produces MSVYDQLPEGVTRETMDVDVLIVGGGSAGLSCALHLQNQIQKHNEDVAAGKKQGEQIPEQMIVVLEKASEVGAHSFSGAVLNPKALTELIPNFKEEGCPIDSEVKKDAVYYLGSDFSFKLPITPPPFHNEGNYIISLSKFNRWLGTKCEEKGINIFPGFAAVEALYEGDKIVGVRTGDKGRDKHGNPKANFEPGLILKSKVVIFAEGTRGSLFRQVEKKLDLRAGKNKEVFEEGVKEIIQMPPGTVEAGQVIHTMGFPLSKSIGGTFIYTLPGDKIIVGLVAYLDTQDPLLDPHRELQKLKTHPFLQSMLKGGKVIAYGGKTLPAGGWYSMPKLYGNGFMVCGDSASMVDVQKLKGIHLAMKSGMQAAEAVVDGLIKGGDFSEEVTKGYSDRIEAGFVKEELYRVRNFHQALSKGIVESMPLLALQELTGGRGLQDPMPIDHIDAETTEKVLDIWGPYGLDHEDNKLPKPDGELFFDKLSSVYLTGTMHDEDSPNHLILKDGDICRTVCEPQYKSPCNHFCPAAVYEMVPSTKEAGKKDLQINYTNCIHCKTCDIKCPFENIEWTVPEGGGGPQYRET; encoded by the coding sequence ATGTCTGTATACGATCAACTGCCAGAAGGTGTAACACGCGAAACGATGGACGTCGATGTCCTGATCGTCGGTGGTGGTTCCGCGGGCTTGTCCTGCGCTTTGCATCTGCAAAATCAAATTCAAAAACACAACGAAGACGTTGCTGCTGGTAAAAAGCAGGGCGAACAAATCCCGGAACAGATGATCGTTGTTCTGGAAAAAGCTTCGGAGGTGGGCGCGCACAGTTTCTCGGGCGCGGTTTTGAATCCGAAGGCTTTGACTGAACTTATTCCCAACTTCAAAGAAGAAGGCTGCCCGATTGACTCTGAAGTCAAAAAAGATGCGGTTTACTATCTGGGTTCTGACTTCTCTTTCAAGCTGCCAATCACGCCTCCGCCGTTCCACAACGAAGGCAATTACATTATCTCTTTGAGCAAGTTCAACCGCTGGTTGGGCACTAAGTGTGAAGAAAAAGGCATCAACATCTTCCCGGGCTTTGCGGCAGTTGAGGCGCTTTATGAAGGCGACAAGATCGTCGGCGTTCGCACTGGCGACAAAGGCCGCGACAAACATGGCAATCCAAAAGCGAACTTCGAGCCGGGTCTGATTTTGAAATCCAAAGTCGTGATCTTTGCCGAAGGGACTCGTGGTTCCCTGTTCCGCCAGGTTGAAAAGAAGCTGGATCTGCGCGCCGGTAAAAACAAAGAAGTCTTCGAAGAAGGCGTGAAAGAAATCATCCAGATGCCTCCGGGTACGGTGGAAGCCGGCCAGGTTATCCATACCATGGGCTTCCCTCTGTCCAAATCCATCGGTGGTACTTTCATTTACACCCTTCCAGGGGACAAGATCATCGTGGGCCTTGTGGCTTACCTTGATACTCAGGATCCGTTGCTGGATCCACACCGTGAACTGCAAAAGCTGAAAACCCATCCGTTCCTGCAAAGCATGCTTAAAGGCGGCAAAGTCATCGCCTACGGCGGTAAGACCCTGCCTGCGGGCGGCTGGTATTCCATGCCGAAGCTTTACGGTAACGGCTTTATGGTCTGCGGTGACTCTGCCAGCATGGTGGACGTGCAGAAGCTTAAAGGGATCCATTTGGCGATGAAATCCGGCATGCAGGCGGCGGAAGCCGTCGTTGACGGCTTGATCAAGGGTGGCGATTTCTCTGAGGAAGTGACCAAGGGGTATTCTGACCGTATTGAAGCCGGCTTCGTAAAAGAAGAGCTTTACCGCGTTCGTAACTTCCACCAGGCCTTGAGCAAGGGCATCGTGGAAAGCATGCCTCTGTTGGCCCTGCAAGAGCTGACGGGCGGTCGCGGTCTGCAGGACCCAATGCCGATTGACCATATCGACGCTGAAACCACCGAAAAAGTCCTGGATATCTGGGGCCCTTATGGCCTGGATCACGAAGACAACAAGCTTCCGAAGCCGGATGGCGAGCTGTTCTTTGATAAGCTTTCCAGTGTTTACCTGACCGGGACCATGCATGACGAGGACTCCCCAAACCACCTTATTTTGAAGGACGGGGACATCTGCCGTACCGTATGTGAGCCTCAGTACAAATCACCATGTAATCATTTCTGCCCGGCGGCGGTTTATGAGATGGTGCCGTCTACAAAAGAGGCAGGTAAGAAGGACTTACAAATCAATTATACCAACTGTATTCACTGCAAAACTTGTGATATTAAGTGCCCATTCGAAAACATCGAGTGGACCGTTCCTGAAGGGGGCGGTGGACCACAATACCGCGAAACATAG
- a CDS encoding carbon-nitrogen hydrolase family protein, which yields MSSELVVAAVQMTSVDDVTTNVAQMEELLKETFKTAQPRFVSFPENCLYLRLKEGEKIEGLTLSHPAFARLSELAKHYNTYLHLGSIPLYLEGHLYNSSALITPEGEVQPTYQKMHLFDIQLEGQQPIRESDVFRHGQTPHVIDIDGWKVGEAICYDVRFAELFSQYARREVDVILLPAAFLVKTGEAHWEILLRARAIENQSYVIAAAQGGTHTGLRGGTRETYGHSLIIDPWGAVVGQVEKRQPGVTIAKFTRERIESVRRQIPMKFHRRLPVG from the coding sequence ATGAGCTCAGAGTTGGTTGTCGCAGCAGTGCAAATGACTTCGGTCGATGATGTAACAACCAACGTGGCTCAGATGGAAGAGCTCTTGAAGGAGACCTTCAAAACCGCGCAACCGCGCTTTGTTTCCTTTCCTGAAAACTGCCTTTATTTGCGTCTGAAAGAGGGCGAAAAGATCGAGGGGCTTACTCTCAGTCACCCGGCCTTTGCCCGTCTTTCCGAACTGGCCAAACACTACAATACTTATCTGCATCTGGGCTCGATCCCTCTGTATCTGGAGGGGCATCTTTATAATTCCTCGGCGCTGATCACTCCGGAAGGGGAGGTTCAGCCGACTTATCAGAAAATGCATCTGTTCGACATTCAGTTGGAAGGGCAACAGCCTATCCGCGAATCCGATGTGTTCCGTCACGGTCAGACCCCGCATGTGATCGACATCGATGGCTGGAAGGTCGGCGAGGCCATTTGTTATGATGTGCGCTTTGCGGAACTGTTTTCGCAGTACGCCCGTCGCGAAGTCGATGTGATTCTGCTGCCGGCGGCATTCCTGGTGAAAACCGGCGAGGCCCACTGGGAAATCCTGCTCAGAGCCCGTGCGATTGAGAATCAATCTTATGTGATCGCAGCCGCCCAAGGCGGCACTCATACAGGTCTTCGCGGGGGCACCCGGGAAACCTATGGTCACAGTCTGATTATCGACCCTTGGGGGGCCGTGGTAGGCCAAGTTGAAAAGCGCCAGCCTGGGGTGACGATCGCTAAATTCACACGCGAGCGGATTGAATCTGTTCGACGCCAAATACCGATGAAGTTCCACCGCAGACTGCCGGTGGGTTGA
- a CDS encoding KOW motif-containing protein — MKLKIKKGATVQVITGSDKGKKGTVIAVDANAMKIQVQGVKVQTHYDKKDGLLKKEGFIDYSNVKLVEAASKEKKTSKKAAKSKSA; from the coding sequence ATGAAATTGAAAATCAAAAAAGGCGCGACAGTTCAAGTTATCACAGGCTCTGACAAAGGTAAGAAGGGCACTGTTATCGCTGTAGACGCTAACGCTATGAAAATCCAGGTTCAAGGTGTGAAAGTACAAACACACTACGACAAAAAAGATGGTCTTTTGAAAAAAGAAGGCTTCATCGACTACTCCAACGTGAAGTTGGTAGAAGCTGCTTCCAAAGAGAAGAAGACTTCCAAAAAGGCTGCTAAGTCTAAGTCCGCTTAG
- the rpmB gene encoding 50S ribosomal protein L28, whose translation MSKCEVTGKGPVVKNLVSHSNIKTKSTALPNVQKKRIFSRVLNQMVRLSIAASAIRDMEHVGGFDNFILNQDDSKLSKRALTVKMRIKKKISSKN comes from the coding sequence ATGAGCAAATGTGAAGTAACCGGAAAAGGTCCAGTTGTTAAAAACTTGGTATCCCACTCCAACATTAAAACAAAATCAACTGCTCTACCAAATGTTCAGAAAAAACGCATCTTTAGCCGCGTTTTGAACCAAATGGTAAGACTTTCAATCGCAGCTAGTGCTATCCGTGATATGGAGCACGTAGGTGGTTTTGATAATTTCATCCTTAATCAAGACGACTCCAAGCTTTCTAAAAGAGCTTTGACCGTTAAGATGAGAATCAAAAAGAAAATTTCTTCTAAGAACTAA
- the rpsR gene encoding 30S ribosomal protein S18: MKKTTRSKYRQEFSGDHVFDYKDPASLTRFIGDGGKITPSRISKLSVAQQKRVAAAVKKSRNLALLPSGSDSYDTFHRAEAISPVPFEI; this comes from the coding sequence ATGAAAAAGACAACTCGTAGCAAATACCGTCAGGAATTCTCTGGTGACCACGTATTCGATTACAAAGATCCAGCATCTTTGACTCGTTTCATCGGTGACGGTGGTAAAATCACTCCATCCAGAATCTCTAAATTGTCCGTTGCTCAACAAAAAAGAGTAGCAGCAGCAGTTAAGAAATCCCGTAACTTGGCTCTATTGCCATCTGGTTCTGACTCTTACGATACATTCCACAGAGCAGAAGCAATCTCTCCAGTTCCTTTCGAGATCTAA
- a CDS encoding GNAT family N-acetyltransferase, protein MMTTESLIIKKWTEDMASDFFDLSMDSGFTLFTITDYRQTSVESALQWIRKNTSKFAVIEKQSGKIIGMGGLTPWSYAGEALTDITYRFKSSAQGKGYGKELAKALIDYGFNTLSLDQITATITPDNLPSKKLTEKLGFKLDRRIELLGVPTDLYRLYKKTS, encoded by the coding sequence ATGATGACCACGGAAAGTCTCATAATTAAAAAATGGACCGAAGATATGGCTTCAGACTTTTTTGATCTTTCCATGGATTCGGGGTTCACTCTTTTTACGATTACAGACTACCGCCAAACAAGTGTCGAATCCGCCCTTCAATGGATCAGAAAGAACACATCCAAATTCGCTGTCATCGAAAAACAAAGCGGAAAGATCATCGGCATGGGAGGCCTGACTCCGTGGAGCTATGCTGGAGAGGCACTGACGGACATTACCTACAGGTTTAAGTCCTCCGCCCAAGGAAAAGGCTATGGCAAAGAACTGGCAAAAGCTCTGATTGATTATGGGTTTAACACGTTATCTCTTGATCAAATCACAGCGACAATTACACCCGACAATCTTCCTTCAAAAAAACTAACAGAAAAATTGGGTTTTAAATTGGATCGCAGAATCGAACTCTTGGGTGTGCCCACAGACCTGTATCGACTCTACAAGAAAACTTCGTAA
- a CDS encoding endonuclease I family protein, giving the protein MGRSLLLLSSVLLLTSIAAKADLRGDLKKEVTSKHDPISYDKAQVELLGNVALIRMTDGSYAIDEVYCSTPYGKTHLGNGVGPGKEPASTIINVEHTVAQSWFKGRHYFNVGKADLHHLYPSDSRANSMRGNFAFGDVGTIKNIPKCFDEERHDIDTESKLGSGSERELVFEPPVKHKGNVARAIFYFAVRYDFPIPAAQEATLRRWNKLDPVDQAEVERNNAIERIQGNRNPFIDHPEYVDQISKF; this is encoded by the coding sequence GTGGGCCGTTCATTATTATTGTTGTCATCTGTACTTCTTTTAACTTCAATCGCAGCCAAAGCCGATCTTCGCGGCGATCTTAAAAAAGAAGTCACTTCCAAGCACGATCCAATTTCTTACGACAAAGCCCAAGTAGAACTGCTTGGCAACGTCGCTCTGATACGAATGACCGACGGCTCTTATGCCATCGATGAAGTCTATTGCTCCACACCTTATGGCAAAACCCATCTCGGAAACGGCGTCGGCCCAGGAAAAGAACCTGCTTCCACGATCATCAACGTTGAACACACAGTCGCTCAATCCTGGTTCAAAGGACGACACTATTTCAATGTCGGCAAAGCAGACCTGCACCACCTTTACCCGTCTGATTCCAGAGCCAATTCCATGCGCGGCAATTTCGCATTTGGGGACGTGGGCACAATTAAAAACATACCGAAGTGTTTTGATGAAGAAAGACATGACATCGACACAGAATCCAAACTGGGCAGCGGCAGCGAACGTGAGCTGGTGTTTGAACCACCTGTAAAACACAAAGGCAATGTTGCCAGAGCGATCTTCTACTTCGCGGTTCGCTACGACTTCCCAATCCCAGCTGCACAGGAAGCAACCCTGCGCCGCTGGAACAAGCTTGATCCCGTAGACCAAGCAGAAGTAGAGCGCAACAATGCCATTGAAAGAATTCAAGGCAATCGCAATCCGTTCATTGATCATCCGGAATACGTTGATCAAATTTCTAAGTTTTAG
- a CDS encoding YihY/virulence factor BrkB family protein, which translates to MNFKQRLSKFLDQVSKHEVFILASSIAYTTGLALAPFVLILLSLATLFGEGTRDKIFAGFADVVGQQASGSIQLIVENAEKNPQGTGISGVIGFVVLLISASAIFSQLRYALDKINEHKASEQEQGVMGFVKDRFLSMGLLLGFVFLTITSMLLTTALMVVFPAQQGWFWQSLVFVITLMVFAGLFTAIYRFVPSDKASWKRCAVAGVTSTVFFNIGRTLIGLYLGTAGLEKSYGAAGSLVVFLAWVYYSALTLLVSYEFANQVLLRDKSSQAEVKSEVAVRRPRDLDQTFHWPVI; encoded by the coding sequence ATGAATTTCAAACAGCGGCTTTCAAAGTTTTTGGATCAGGTCAGCAAGCACGAAGTCTTTATTCTTGCTTCATCCATTGCCTATACGACAGGGCTTGCTCTGGCTCCCTTTGTCTTGATTCTTTTGTCCTTGGCGACTCTGTTCGGGGAAGGAACCCGTGATAAGATCTTTGCCGGATTTGCGGACGTTGTGGGGCAACAGGCCAGTGGCTCGATTCAGCTGATTGTCGAAAATGCAGAAAAGAATCCTCAGGGCACTGGGATCTCTGGAGTCATTGGCTTTGTGGTTCTGCTGATATCGGCGTCGGCTATTTTTTCGCAGCTGCGATACGCTTTGGACAAAATCAATGAGCACAAGGCCTCTGAGCAGGAACAAGGGGTGATGGGTTTTGTTAAGGATCGTTTTTTATCCATGGGGTTGTTACTGGGTTTCGTTTTTTTGACGATCACCTCGATGCTTCTGACCACGGCATTGATGGTGGTTTTTCCCGCACAGCAGGGGTGGTTCTGGCAGAGTCTGGTTTTTGTTATCACCTTGATGGTGTTTGCCGGGCTGTTCACGGCGATCTATCGATTCGTACCTTCAGACAAAGCCTCGTGGAAACGATGTGCGGTGGCGGGGGTTACCAGCACCGTATTCTTTAATATTGGCCGTACCTTGATTGGTTTGTATCTGGGGACTGCAGGATTGGAGAAATCCTATGGAGCGGCAGGATCTCTCGTGGTTTTTCTGGCATGGGTTTACTATAGCGCTCTGACCTTGCTGGTTAGCTATGAGTTTGCTAACCAGGTCTTGTTGCGGGATAAGTCGTCCCAGGCAGAAGTAAAGTCGGAGGTGGCAGTAAGAAGACCTCGGGATTTAGATCAGACTTTTCACTGGCCCGTAATCTAG
- a CDS encoding pentapeptide repeat-containing protein, giving the protein MKYIQVTENQMLQMLSNPDTEISGFEFTKMDFTELNLKSSLFLDCKFVSCNFANCSLMNVAFRGVAFEDCNLMGTNWTEVRKNGGYTFSGCKLDYTSFQGVDLRGSGFVNCMIRESDFAGANLSKVSLAGSSLAGTSFTNANIEKADFRGARDYFIDPKFTKIKDAHFSFPEALVLIEALGAKPFSIQYLN; this is encoded by the coding sequence ATGAAATACATCCAGGTCACCGAAAATCAGATGCTGCAAATGTTGAGCAACCCGGACACAGAAATTTCCGGATTTGAGTTCACCAAGATGGACTTCACAGAGCTTAATCTGAAAAGTTCGCTTTTCCTGGACTGCAAGTTTGTCAGCTGTAACTTTGCCAACTGCTCTTTGATGAACGTCGCATTTCGCGGGGTCGCATTTGAAGACTGCAACCTGATGGGCACCAATTGGACCGAAGTGCGCAAGAATGGTGGTTATACCTTCAGCGGATGCAAACTGGATTACACAAGTTTTCAAGGCGTGGACCTGCGCGGATCAGGCTTCGTCAACTGCATGATTCGTGAATCTGATTTTGCCGGTGCCAACCTTTCCAAGGTCAGCCTTGCTGGATCCTCTCTGGCCGGGACATCGTTCACCAATGCCAACATTGAAAAAGCCGACTTCCGAGGTGCGCGTGACTACTTTATCGATCCCAAGTTCACAAAAATCAAAGATGCTCATTTTTCATTTCCGGAAGCTCTGGTTCTGATTGAAGCCCTGGGCGCCAAGCCTTTTTCAATTCAATATTTGAATTAA
- a CDS encoding malate dehydrogenase gives MKAPVRVAVTGAAGQIGYALLFRIASGAMLGADQPVILQLLEIPDEKAQKALKGVMMELEDCAFPLLHSMIATGDPAVAFKDADVALLVGARPRGPGMERKDLLTANGQIFTVQGEAIGKYANPNVKVLVVGNPANTNAYIAMKSAMKHGRVKAKNFTAMLRLDHNRALSQLATKTGKPVASFKKVAVWGNHSPTMYPDVRFATADGAKVPELLKLGTAEGDAWNKDTFIPTVGKRGAAIIEARGLSSAASAASAAVDHIRDWWLGTNGEWVTMGIPSDGSYDIPEGIMYGFPVTCKNGEYEIVKGLEIDAFSREKMNNTLKELNEEKDAVASML, from the coding sequence ATGAAAGCTCCTGTTCGTGTAGCAGTTACCGGCGCTGCCGGCCAAATCGGTTATGCACTTCTTTTCCGTATCGCCAGCGGTGCGATGTTGGGTGCAGACCAACCAGTGATCCTTCAACTTCTAGAGATCCCAGACGAAAAAGCTCAAAAAGCGCTGAAAGGCGTGATGATGGAGCTTGAGGACTGCGCGTTCCCTCTATTGCACTCTATGATCGCTACGGGTGATCCAGCAGTTGCATTCAAAGACGCTGATGTGGCCCTTCTTGTTGGTGCACGTCCTCGTGGCCCAGGTATGGAGCGTAAAGATCTTCTGACTGCAAACGGTCAGATCTTCACTGTACAAGGTGAAGCGATCGGCAAATACGCTAATCCAAATGTAAAAGTTCTGGTTGTTGGTAACCCGGCAAACACGAACGCCTACATCGCGATGAAATCTGCGATGAAACACGGTCGCGTAAAAGCGAAAAACTTCACAGCAATGCTTCGTTTGGACCACAACCGTGCATTGTCTCAGTTGGCGACTAAAACCGGCAAACCAGTTGCTTCTTTCAAGAAAGTGGCAGTATGGGGTAACCACAGCCCAACGATGTACCCGGACGTTCGTTTCGCGACTGCTGACGGTGCAAAAGTTCCTGAGTTGTTGAAACTGGGCACGGCTGAAGGTGATGCTTGGAACAAAGACACGTTCATCCCGACAGTGGGTAAACGTGGTGCTGCGATCATCGAAGCTCGTGGTTTGTCTTCTGCAGCTTCTGCGGCTTCCGCAGCTGTTGATCACATCCGTGACTGGTGGTTGGGCACGAACGGGGAGTGGGTTACTATGGGTATCCCTTCTGATGGTTCTTATGACATCCCAGAAGGCATCATGTACGGCTTCCCAGTGACTTGCAAAAACGGCGAATACGAGATCGTAAAAGGTCTTGAGATCGACGCTTTCTCTCGCGAGAAAATGAACAACACACTGAAAGAATTGAACGAAGAAAAAGACGCTGTTGCTTCTATGCTTTAA